The following nucleotide sequence is from Microbulbifer sp. A4B17.
TCCTGAGCCATATCGCGCATTTCCGGGTCATCTTCCCCCAGCATCTCCCGAGCCGCGACCATATCTTCCTGCAACTGCTTGTAAGCGCCATAGCATTTCACTACTTCTTCCAGCTCAGAATACTCGCGGGAAAGATCGCGGAATTGATCCTGATCAGCAATTACGTCGGCGTCGCCCAACAGCGCAGATACTTCCTCGTGGCGCTCAAGCAAGGTTTCCAGTTTATTCAGTAACGATTCTTTCATTGATGCTTTTTCTCTAAATCGATATCGGTGAGATCATCCAAGCCAACGACCTCGCGAGCGATACGCAAACGCTCAATATCACCCTCCGCCGTAGCTTTTTTCAGGCTGACGGTGGGTGCATGAATTAATTTATTAGTGAGAGAGCGCGCGAGCTGCTCCATCAGTCGACGAGGGTCCTCGCCTTTTTCCAGCTGTAACAGTACCCGTTCAAGTTCGGAAGTACTCACTTCCTGGGCTCGCTGCCGGTAGCTGCGAATACTATCCACAGCCTCCAGGGAGCGGCTCTCTTTGGTAAATTCAGCCGCAGCGGCATTCACAATTTCCTGAGCTGCCTCCGCCGCTTTCTCGCGGGATCGCTTGCCCTCGTCAATGACTCCGCGAAGATCATCCACCGTATACAGGTAAACATCATCCAGTTCACCAACCTCAAATTCGATATCCCGAGGTACTGCAATATCCACCATAAACATGGGCCTGTGACGACGCTTACGCAGCGCCGATTCAACCGCACCTTTTCCCAGAATCGGTAGCTGGCTTGCAGTGGAGCTGATCACGATATCCGCACGCGCCAGATACTCTGGAATATCCGCAAGCAAAATTGCCTCGGCCCCAAAGCTCTCGGCGAGCAACTGTGCCCGGCTCAGTGTTCGATTGGCAACGATGACCTGCTTAATCCCCTGATCGAGTAAGTGACGGGCAACCAGCTCAACTGTCTCCCCCGCACCAATCAGTAGAGCGGTCTGTTTTTTCAGGTCGGTGAAAATACGCGAGGCCAAAGAGACAGCGGCATAGGCGACAGAGACGGGGTTCTCACCAATTGCGGTTTCGGTTCGAACCTTCTTGGCGACCGTAAACACTCGCTGGAAAACCCGGTGAAGTTCACTGCCAACACTGCCGGATTCCCG
It contains:
- the hemA gene encoding glutamyl-tRNA reductase, which produces MPILTLGINHDSASVEVRERVAFAPEVMPGALGDARKALGCRELAILSTCNRTEIYGNVESEALLKWLSEYHQVPLEQLKGCAYVYSDEEAVRHMMRVACGLDSLVLGEPQILGQIKSAYAVARESGSVGSELHRVFQRVFTVAKKVRTETAIGENPVSVAYAAVSLASRIFTDLKKQTALLIGAGETVELVARHLLDQGIKQVIVANRTLSRAQLLAESFGAEAILLADIPEYLARADIVISSTASQLPILGKGAVESALRKRRHRPMFMVDIAVPRDIEFEVGELDDVYLYTVDDLRGVIDEGKRSREKAAEAAQEIVNAAAAEFTKESRSLEAVDSIRSYRQRAQEVSTSELERVLLQLEKGEDPRRLMEQLARSLTNKLIHAPTVSLKKATAEGDIERLRIAREVVGLDDLTDIDLEKKHQ